One region of Peribacillus simplex genomic DNA includes:
- a CDS encoding outer spore coat protein CotE — MSQYREIITKAVVAKGRKFTKSSHTICPAHHPSSILGCWIINHKYDAKKVGKKVEIHGSYEINVWYSYNHNSKTEVVTEKVQYTDVISLKYRDPDCHDDHEIVAQAVQQPNCLEACISPCGQKIIVHVEREFFVEVVGETKICVAVNPDGRCEDDWGSDFDDEEFEDLDPDFLDEFEDE, encoded by the coding sequence ATGTCACAATATAGAGAGATAATTACTAAAGCGGTGGTGGCAAAGGGACGTAAATTCACAAAGTCCTCTCACACCATTTGCCCGGCTCATCATCCTTCTAGCATTCTAGGTTGTTGGATCATCAACCATAAATACGATGCAAAGAAAGTCGGCAAAAAGGTAGAAATTCACGGCAGCTACGAAATCAACGTTTGGTATTCCTATAACCATAATTCAAAGACGGAAGTTGTTACTGAAAAAGTGCAATATACCGACGTGATTTCGCTGAAATACCGTGATCCGGATTGTCATGATGACCATGAAATCGTTGCACAAGCTGTCCAACAGCCGAATTGTTTAGAAGCTTGCATCTCCCCGTGTGGACAAAAAATCATTGTCCATGTGGAAAGAGAATTCTTTGTGGAAGTCGTCGGCGAAACGAAAATTTGTGTCGCTGTTAATCCAGATGGCCGCTGTGAGGATGACTGGGGCTCTGATTTCGATGATGAGGAATTTGAAGATTTAGATCCGGATTTCCTTGATGAATTCGAAGACGAATAG
- a CDS encoding integrase core domain-containing protein, translating to MKQAKAGCESRVPSECNPRKGNCWDNAPMESFFGHFKDLAEYKTCTNLTDVKEEVDPVIEEYNESRYQWGL from the coding sequence ATTAAACAAGCTAAGGCAGGCTGTGAATCACGAGTTCCATCCGAGTGCAATCCCCGTAAGGGAAACTGTTGGGATAATGCGCCGATGGAAAGTTTTTTTGGCCACTTTAAAGATTTAGCAGAATATAAAACATGTACTAATTTAACGGATGTGAAGGAAGAAGTTGATCCAGTTATTGAAGAATACAATGAGTCTCGTTATCAATGGGGACTATAG
- the mutS gene encoding DNA mismatch repair protein MutS, with product MAGYTPMIQQYLKIKAEYQDAFLFFRLGDFYEMFFDDALNASQELEITLTSREGGSEDRIPMCGIPYHSAPNYIDILIEKGFKVAICEQTEDPKQAKGVVRREVVQLITPGTKMDSKGLREKENNYIATITYFTDGQFGFGYNDLSTGENKVTLIESFEEVLNEFAILGASEVVIAEDFNEEWKKKLQERGAAALSLENNLVQSESFAALLQLLKDQKLATTTSRLLNYLYRTQKRSLDHLQPVLAYETSQYMKIDYYSKRNLELTETIRSKGKKGSLLWLLDETKTAMGGRMLKQWIDRPLINKNQIERRQSLVETLKNQYFERQDLRERLKEVYDLERLAGRVAFGNVNARDLIQLKRSLQQVPIIREIVNSMASEHDISILADKLDPCEEVTDLLETALVENPPLSVKEGNIIQDGFHKELDIYRDASRNGKTWIAQLEREERERTGIRSLKIGYNRVFGYYIEVTRANLHLLEEGRYERKQTLTNAERYITPELKEKEALILQAEEKSISLEYDLFLNLREEVKSYIPRLQDLAKGVSELDVLQCFATISEERHYVKPVFSDDRRIVLKEGRHPVVEKVLQSQEYVPNDCFMDGERELLLITGPNMSGKSTYMRQLALTSILAQIGCFVSASIAELPIFDKVFTRIGAADDLISGQSTFMVEMLEARNAIMNATENSLILFDEIGRGTSTYDGMALAQAIIEYIHEEIGAKTLFSTHYHELTVLASELPKLKNIHVSAIEQNGNVVFLHKIKEGPADKSYGIHVAKLADLPKQLIDRAAAILAKLENENGQEKGMHEQPAAVVKAPIAEAAPVTSVNEAQLSFFGEETPKGRVNSSPKENKVLDDIKSLDILEMTPLEAMNILYKLQKKLK from the coding sequence ATGGCTGGATATACTCCGATGATACAGCAATATTTAAAAATTAAGGCAGAGTATCAAGATGCCTTTTTATTTTTTCGTTTAGGCGATTTTTATGAAATGTTTTTTGACGATGCACTGAATGCATCACAGGAGCTCGAAATCACATTAACGAGCCGAGAAGGTGGTAGTGAAGATCGAATTCCGATGTGCGGGATTCCATATCACTCGGCTCCTAATTATATTGATATATTGATAGAAAAAGGGTTTAAAGTAGCTATTTGTGAACAGACTGAGGATCCCAAACAAGCCAAAGGTGTGGTACGCAGGGAAGTTGTCCAGCTGATTACTCCGGGAACGAAAATGGACAGTAAGGGTCTTAGAGAAAAGGAAAATAATTATATTGCCACCATCACTTATTTTACGGATGGTCAGTTTGGCTTTGGATACAATGATTTATCGACAGGGGAAAATAAGGTCACTTTGATTGAGAGTTTTGAAGAAGTTCTGAATGAATTTGCCATCCTTGGTGCTAGCGAAGTGGTCATCGCTGAAGATTTCAATGAAGAATGGAAAAAAAAGCTGCAAGAACGGGGAGCTGCCGCTCTGTCCCTAGAGAATAATTTGGTTCAAAGCGAGTCATTCGCTGCATTGCTTCAACTGTTAAAAGACCAGAAACTGGCGACAACGACCTCACGTTTATTGAATTATCTATACCGTACCCAAAAACGCAGCCTGGATCATCTACAGCCAGTGCTTGCATATGAAACGTCACAATATATGAAAATTGATTATTATAGCAAACGCAATTTGGAGTTGACTGAAACCATTCGTTCCAAAGGTAAAAAAGGCTCATTATTATGGCTGCTTGATGAAACGAAAACAGCCATGGGCGGAAGGATGCTGAAGCAATGGATTGATAGACCGCTCATTAATAAAAACCAGATCGAGCGGAGGCAAAGCCTTGTTGAAACCCTGAAAAATCAATACTTCGAACGGCAAGACTTACGTGAACGCCTGAAGGAAGTGTATGACTTGGAGAGGCTGGCCGGAAGGGTCGCCTTCGGGAATGTAAACGCTAGGGACTTGATTCAATTGAAGCGTTCATTGCAACAGGTGCCAATCATTCGTGAAATCGTGAATTCAATGGCTTCCGAACATGATATTTCAATTCTTGCCGATAAATTGGATCCTTGTGAAGAAGTGACGGATTTACTTGAAACAGCGCTTGTTGAAAACCCGCCATTGTCCGTCAAGGAAGGGAATATCATTCAGGACGGTTTCCATAAGGAGCTGGATATATACAGGGATGCCAGCAGGAACGGGAAAACGTGGATTGCTCAGCTGGAACGTGAAGAGCGGGAACGTACAGGAATCAGATCATTGAAAATCGGTTATAATCGTGTTTTTGGCTATTATATTGAAGTCACACGAGCCAATTTGCACCTGCTTGAAGAAGGGCGCTATGAAAGGAAGCAAACTTTAACGAATGCCGAACGTTATATCACACCTGAATTAAAAGAAAAGGAAGCTTTGATTTTACAAGCAGAGGAAAAAAGCATCAGTTTGGAATATGACCTATTCCTCAATCTTCGTGAAGAGGTCAAAAGCTATATCCCGCGCTTACAGGATTTGGCGAAAGGCGTCAGTGAATTGGATGTCCTGCAGTGCTTTGCGACGATTAGCGAAGAACGCCATTATGTGAAGCCTGTCTTTTCTGATGATCGAAGAATCGTCCTGAAGGAAGGCCGGCATCCAGTAGTGGAGAAAGTCCTTCAATCACAGGAGTATGTCCCAAATGACTGCTTTATGGATGGAGAACGGGAGCTACTCTTGATCACAGGGCCCAATATGTCGGGTAAAAGCACGTATATGCGCCAGCTTGCACTAACATCGATTCTAGCGCAGATTGGATGCTTCGTTTCCGCAAGTATAGCTGAATTGCCTATTTTTGATAAGGTATTTACTAGGATTGGCGCTGCTGATGATTTGATTTCCGGTCAAAGTACATTCATGGTCGAGATGCTTGAGGCAAGAAATGCCATTATGAATGCGACTGAAAACAGTTTGATATTATTTGATGAGATCGGGCGGGGAACATCAACTTACGATGGGATGGCACTTGCCCAGGCCATCATTGAATATATTCATGAAGAAATTGGGGCAAAGACCCTCTTTTCGACTCATTATCATGAATTGACGGTATTGGCATCGGAACTGCCTAAATTGAAAAATATCCATGTCAGTGCAATTGAGCAAAATGGAAATGTCGTTTTCCTTCATAAAATTAAAGAAGGGCCAGCAGATAAAAGTTATGGAATTCACGTGGCAAAGCTTGCTGATTTACCGAAGCAGTTAATTGATCGGGCCGCTGCTATTTTAGCGAAGTTAGAGAATGAAAATGGACAAGAAAAGGGGATGCATGAGCAGCCTGCTGCTGTTGTAAAAGCACCTATCGCCGAAGCAGCTCCTGTAACATCAGTCAATGAAGCACAGCTTTCCTTCTTTGGGGAAGAGACTCCTAAGGGAAGAGTGAATTCTTCACCTAAGGAAAATAAGGTGCTGGACGACATAAAATCACTGGATATCCTTGAAATGACGCCACTTGAGGCGATGAATATTCTTTATAAATTACAAAAGAAACTAAAATGA
- a CDS encoding cupin domain-containing protein, translating to MVSYMDYTSPSTQYFFDVNKSTFVKKNNQNYINVLGIKQLNTLENVSLLDIYLSTDNVVEPHYHQNAAELVYCISGAATVSLLNPFTKQIQNYPIKPGQVANVPQGWWHYEVANTDNTHLLAIFNAPTPEVILGSDILKLTPANIMAHTYCIDENQWKKVIAPVQPSTFIGPPANCDRAAEEDSQQYPQYINHYDNQMYTAPSYNYQFQPNPQYYY from the coding sequence ATGGTCTCCTATATGGACTATACTTCACCATCTACACAATACTTTTTCGATGTTAACAAGAGCACCTTCGTTAAAAAAAACAATCAAAACTATATAAATGTATTAGGTATCAAACAATTGAACACACTCGAAAATGTTTCATTATTAGATATTTACCTTAGTACCGACAATGTCGTAGAACCGCATTATCACCAAAATGCTGCAGAGCTAGTGTACTGCATTTCTGGAGCTGCAACCGTTTCATTACTGAATCCTTTTACAAAACAAATACAAAATTACCCCATTAAACCCGGTCAAGTAGCCAATGTTCCACAAGGTTGGTGGCATTATGAAGTAGCCAATACTGATAACACCCATCTGCTTGCCATTTTTAATGCACCAACACCTGAAGTGATCCTGGGTTCGGATATTTTGAAATTGACGCCTGCAAATATTATGGCGCATACGTATTGTATCGATGAAAACCAATGGAAAAAAGTAATTGCACCGGTTCAACCATCAACATTCATCGGTCCGCCAGCCAACTGCGATAGAGCGGCCGAAGAAGACAGTCAGCAATACCCGCAATATATTAATCACTATGATAACCAAATGTATACTGCCCCGTCATACAACTATCAATTTCAACCTAATCCCCAGTATTATTATTGA
- the tdh gene encoding L-threonine 3-dehydrogenase — translation MRGKMKAVVKHHRGYGAQLQVVDIPDIREDEVLIRVKMTSICGTDIHIFTWDKWSQGRVNPPYVFGHEFAGEVMEIGENVRNVSVGDCVSAETHIVCGTCRQCLTGQFHICKKTNIIGLDKQGCFAEYIALPAKNLWKNPIGMPLDIATIQEPMGNAVHSVLAGEVLGKTVAIIGCGPIGLMAVAVAKAAGADKVIALDINDYRLQLAKKMGATDLIHSIKQNPLEITKGLTNSDGVDVVCEMSGNPTAIEQGFKMATNGGRISILSLPSQPVTLNITDDIVFKGLTVQGITGRKMFSTWQQVSSLLGSGNVDVKPMITHRFSLSDFEKGFELMIKGQCGKVLLTP, via the coding sequence CTGAGAGGGAAAATGAAAGCAGTCGTCAAACATCACCGAGGATATGGGGCACAATTACAAGTTGTCGATATTCCTGATATTCGTGAGGACGAGGTCTTGATTCGAGTAAAGATGACCTCTATATGTGGAACGGATATTCATATCTTCACCTGGGATAAATGGTCGCAGGGAAGAGTGAATCCACCATACGTTTTTGGACACGAATTTGCTGGGGAAGTAATGGAGATAGGAGAAAATGTGAGAAATGTTTCAGTTGGTGATTGTGTATCTGCCGAAACACATATAGTTTGCGGTACATGCAGGCAATGCTTAACCGGCCAATTCCATATTTGTAAAAAAACAAATATTATCGGACTCGATAAACAGGGATGCTTTGCAGAGTATATAGCTCTGCCGGCCAAGAATCTATGGAAAAATCCAATTGGTATGCCACTCGATATAGCTACCATCCAAGAACCAATGGGAAATGCCGTACATTCAGTGCTTGCTGGTGAGGTCCTGGGTAAAACGGTGGCCATAATCGGCTGTGGTCCAATTGGGCTTATGGCAGTTGCTGTAGCAAAGGCTGCAGGTGCCGATAAAGTGATCGCTCTTGATATTAATGATTATCGGCTTCAGCTTGCCAAAAAGATGGGGGCTACAGACCTCATACATTCAATTAAACAAAATCCACTGGAAATCACGAAAGGCCTCACAAATTCGGATGGGGTGGATGTGGTTTGCGAAATGAGCGGTAATCCTACAGCTATTGAACAAGGGTTCAAGATGGCCACGAATGGTGGAAGGATATCAATTCTAAGTCTGCCATCACAGCCGGTCACGCTTAATATAACGGATGATATTGTATTCAAGGGTCTTACTGTCCAAGGGATAACCGGAAGGAAAATGTTTTCAACCTGGCAACAGGTTTCAAGTTTGCTTGGGAGTGGCAATGTTGATGTAAAACCAATGATTACACACCGATTTTCACTAAGCGATTTTGAGAAGGGTTTTGAACTGATGATCAAAGGTCAGTGTGGCAAGGTGCTCCTAACCCCTTAA
- the miaB gene encoding tRNA (N6-isopentenyl adenosine(37)-C2)-methylthiotransferase MiaB: MNEKQRLESQQVQAENSADKKSDKDFSKYFQAVYIPPSLKDAKKRGKEEVEYHDDFAIPEGFRGMGEGKKFYIRTYGCQMNEHDTEVMAGIFTALGYEPTNTVDDANVILLNTCAIRENAENKVFGELGHLKSLKLEKPDLLLGVCGCMSQEESVVKRILEKHHFVDMIFGTHNIHRLPQILNEAYLSKEMVIEVWSKEGDVIENLPKVRKGKTKAWVNIMYGCDKFCTYCIVPYTRGKERSRRPEDIIQEVRHLAAQGYKEITLLGQNVNAYGKDFADIEYRFGDLMDEIRKIDIPRIRFTTSHPRDFDDHLIEVLAKGGNLVDHIHLPVQSGSTETLKIMARKYTREQYLELVKKIKEAIPSASLTTDIIVGYPNETEEHFEETMSLYREVGFDAAYTYIYSPREGTPAAKMQDNVPMEVKKERLQRLNALVNETCALKMKEYDGQIVEVLVEGESKKNAEILAGYTTKNKLVNFKGPKSAIGQIVKVKITGTKTWSLNGDMVEEATAIEVE; the protein is encoded by the coding sequence ATGAACGAGAAACAACGATTAGAATCACAACAAGTACAGGCTGAAAATTCAGCGGACAAAAAATCCGATAAGGACTTCAGTAAGTACTTTCAAGCCGTTTATATTCCGCCTTCCCTAAAAGATGCGAAAAAGCGAGGAAAAGAAGAAGTAGAATACCATGATGACTTTGCAATTCCTGAAGGTTTCCGTGGAATGGGAGAAGGCAAAAAGTTTTACATTCGTACATATGGCTGTCAAATGAACGAACATGATACAGAAGTCATGGCGGGCATCTTTACGGCACTTGGTTATGAGCCTACAAACACGGTGGATGATGCTAACGTCATATTACTTAACACTTGTGCGATTCGGGAAAACGCAGAGAATAAAGTGTTCGGTGAATTGGGCCATTTGAAATCATTGAAATTGGAAAAGCCGGATCTTTTGCTTGGGGTTTGCGGTTGTATGTCGCAAGAGGAGTCTGTTGTAAAGCGGATTCTAGAGAAGCACCATTTTGTAGATATGATTTTCGGAACGCATAATATCCACCGGCTGCCGCAAATTCTTAATGAAGCTTATCTTTCCAAGGAAATGGTCATTGAGGTTTGGTCCAAAGAAGGTGATGTAATCGAGAACCTTCCGAAAGTGCGTAAAGGCAAAACGAAGGCATGGGTCAATATCATGTATGGCTGCGATAAGTTTTGTACATACTGCATCGTACCTTACACAAGGGGTAAAGAAAGAAGCCGCAGACCTGAAGATATCATACAAGAAGTCCGTCATTTAGCGGCTCAGGGTTACAAGGAAATAACACTGCTTGGACAGAATGTGAATGCATACGGTAAAGACTTTGCGGATATTGAATATCGTTTCGGTGATTTGATGGATGAAATCCGCAAAATCGATATTCCGCGTATTCGTTTTACGACCAGCCATCCCCGTGACTTTGATGATCACTTGATTGAAGTTCTGGCTAAAGGGGGAAATCTCGTTGACCATATCCATCTTCCAGTTCAATCGGGAAGTACGGAAACACTTAAAATCATGGCCCGTAAATATACACGAGAACAATATTTAGAGCTAGTAAAAAAGATTAAGGAAGCAATCCCAAGTGCATCGCTAACAACTGACATCATTGTAGGCTATCCGAATGAAACGGAAGAGCACTTTGAAGAGACGATGTCTTTATACCGTGAAGTTGGTTTCGATGCAGCATATACTTACATCTATTCACCACGTGAGGGAACACCGGCTGCGAAAATGCAGGATAATGTACCGATGGAAGTGAAAAAGGAACGCCTGCAACGTTTGAATGCCCTTGTCAATGAAACGTGTGCATTGAAAATGAAAGAGTATGATGGGCAGATTGTTGAAGTGCTTGTTGAAGGCGAAAGCAAGAAGAATGCGGAAATATTAGCAGGTTATACAACGAAAAATAAGCTCGTGAACTTCAAAGGACCAAAATCGGCAATTGGCCAAATCGTAAAAGTGAAAATCACTGGAACGAAAACATGGTCATTAAATGGGGATATGGTTGAAGAAGCAACGGCGATTGAGGTGGAGTAA
- a CDS encoding RicAFT regulatory complex protein RicA family protein — MTKYTKDDILSKAAELAEMIASTEEVDFFKRAEAHINENQKIREMIASIKSLQKQAVNFQHYGKEKAYNQVQAKIDALEKQLDELPIVQEFKQSQVDVNDLLQMVSSQVSNKVTDLIIESTEGDVLRGETGSQVQAGGGSCS; from the coding sequence ATGACTAAATATACTAAAGATGACATACTGTCAAAAGCGGCAGAGCTTGCTGAAATGATTGCGAGCACGGAAGAAGTCGATTTCTTTAAACGGGCAGAAGCTCACATCAATGAAAACCAAAAAATCCGTGAAATGATCGCCAGTATCAAGAGCTTGCAAAAACAGGCGGTAAACTTCCAGCATTACGGAAAAGAAAAAGCATACAACCAAGTTCAGGCTAAAATCGATGCACTGGAAAAACAATTGGATGAACTACCGATCGTCCAAGAATTCAAACAATCCCAAGTTGATGTAAATGATCTTTTGCAAATGGTCTCATCACAAGTATCGAATAAGGTAACGGACCTGATCATTGAATCGACTGAAGGCGACGTCCTTCGCGGTGAGACAGGTTCACAGGTGCAAGCTGGAGGCGGAAGTTGTTCATGA
- the mutL gene encoding DNA mismatch repair endonuclease MutL, translating to MGKIIQLDEALSNKIAAGEVVERPASVVKELVENAIDANSTIIEIELVEAGLGSIRIVDNGDGILADDIEAAFKRHATSKIKDENDLFRIRTLGFRGEAMPSIASVSRFELKSSTGEGVGTRILLEGGMVKELEASSSRKGTDILVSDLFYNTPARLKYMKTIHTELGNITDVANRLALSHPDVSIRLSHNEKRILHTNGNGDVRQVLAAIYGTNIAKKMIPIQASSLDFKLSGYIVMPEVTRASRNYISTMINGRFIKNYALVKAILDGYHTLLPIGRFPIALLNIEMDPILVDVNVHPSKMEVRLSKEQELYSLVSETIKSAFKKLSLIPSGYTPAPKPEQVKSEQTTLDLDHVVEKGKRILEEAKKEASLLKDTLIREKQGQKNYEDHVEEFNLEPIKELIYSNEQQQMGDAYIPVLPEDERKPYFESAEKYTTYTVEQEEEIEEDESESRIPPMYPIGQMHGTYIFAQNEKGLYIIDQHAAQERIKYEYFKEKVGRVENELQDMLVPITLEFSTDQCIRINEYRDELERVGVFLEEFGYNAYIVRSHPQWFPKGIEQEILEEMIEQLLSMKKVDIKKLREEAAIMMSCKASIKANRHLRNDEIQALLDELRRTTDPFTCPHGRPIIISYSIYEMEKMFKRIM from the coding sequence ATGGGGAAAATCATACAGCTTGACGAGGCTTTATCTAATAAAATCGCAGCTGGCGAAGTTGTAGAACGCCCTGCCTCAGTCGTTAAGGAACTTGTGGAAAACGCAATAGATGCAAACAGTACCATTATAGAGATTGAATTGGTGGAAGCTGGACTTGGTTCCATTAGAATCGTGGACAATGGCGATGGGATTTTGGCTGATGACATTGAGGCAGCATTTAAACGTCATGCCACAAGTAAAATAAAAGATGAAAATGACCTCTTCCGAATTCGAACACTGGGCTTCCGGGGAGAAGCGATGCCCAGTATTGCTTCAGTTTCCCGTTTCGAATTGAAAAGCAGCACTGGCGAAGGTGTAGGAACGCGCATACTTCTTGAAGGCGGCATGGTTAAAGAACTCGAGGCTTCATCCAGCCGTAAGGGAACGGATATCCTGGTTTCCGATTTGTTTTACAATACTCCTGCAAGGTTGAAATATATGAAAACCATTCATACCGAGCTAGGAAATATTACGGATGTCGCTAACAGGCTCGCACTTTCGCACCCGGATGTTTCTATACGGTTATCCCACAATGAGAAGCGTATCCTGCATACGAATGGTAACGGTGATGTCAGGCAGGTGCTAGCAGCAATCTATGGGACTAATATCGCCAAAAAGATGATTCCGATTCAGGCAAGCTCTTTGGACTTCAAATTATCCGGATATATAGTTATGCCGGAGGTCACCCGGGCTTCAAGGAATTATATATCAACCATGATAAACGGCCGCTTCATAAAAAACTATGCACTCGTGAAAGCGATCTTGGATGGGTACCATACACTTCTCCCAATTGGCCGTTTTCCAATTGCTTTGTTGAATATTGAAATGGATCCGATTCTTGTCGATGTCAATGTCCATCCATCTAAAATGGAGGTAAGGCTCAGTAAGGAACAGGAGCTTTACAGTCTTGTATCAGAAACGATTAAATCTGCGTTTAAAAAGCTATCTCTCATTCCTAGTGGATATACACCTGCACCAAAGCCAGAACAGGTGAAAAGTGAGCAAACTACTCTGGATTTGGACCATGTCGTGGAAAAGGGGAAGCGTATCCTTGAAGAAGCCAAGAAAGAAGCTTCACTCTTGAAGGATACCTTGATCCGGGAAAAGCAGGGACAAAAGAATTATGAGGATCATGTTGAAGAATTCAATCTCGAACCGATAAAGGAATTAATCTACAGCAATGAACAGCAGCAAATGGGAGATGCCTATATACCGGTCTTACCAGAAGATGAAAGAAAACCATATTTCGAATCGGCTGAAAAATATACAACCTACACTGTCGAGCAAGAGGAAGAAATCGAGGAGGATGAGTCGGAGAGTCGAATCCCTCCAATGTACCCAATTGGGCAAATGCATGGAACATATATTTTTGCCCAAAACGAAAAAGGTTTGTATATCATAGACCAACATGCTGCCCAGGAACGGATCAAATACGAATATTTTAAAGAAAAAGTCGGACGAGTCGAAAACGAGCTACAGGATATGCTCGTACCCATCACGCTTGAATTTTCGACTGACCAATGTATCCGGATAAATGAATATCGGGATGAGTTGGAACGAGTCGGCGTCTTTTTAGAGGAGTTTGGCTATAACGCCTATATTGTCAGATCGCATCCTCAATGGTTCCCTAAAGGAATTGAACAGGAAATACTGGAAGAAATGATCGAACAATTGTTATCGATGAAAAAGGTAGACATCAAAAAACTGCGTGAGGAAGCAGCAATCATGATGAGCTGTAAAGCCTCCATTAAGGCAAACCGTCATCTGCGCAATGATGAAATTCAAGCACTTTTGGATGAACTAAGACGGACAACCGATCCCTTCACATGCCCTCATGGAAGACCTATCATCATCTCTTATTCCATTTATGAAATGGAGAAAATGTTCAAGAGGATCATGTAA
- a CDS encoding IS3 family transposase codes for MKERSGNTSKKAVSYLCKLAGVSRSGYNEWLKAAPTRKLREEQDDLDIKLIKNILLSKKEKAGTLQIKMVMENDHSAVMNHKKIRRLMAKYNLFAKIRRAKPSRKIAKTTKEEHHTCPTFLIVNSNRGSQRKFC; via the coding sequence TTGAAAGAACGATCAGGCAATACCAGTAAGAAGGCTGTTTCCTATCTATGCAAATTAGCTGGTGTAAGTCGAAGTGGCTACAATGAGTGGTTAAAGGCAGCTCCAACCCGTAAGCTACGCGAGGAACAGGATGATTTGGACATAAAATTAATTAAAAATATACTCCTCAGTAAGAAGGAAAAAGCAGGCACCCTCCAGATCAAAATGGTTATGGAAAATGATCATTCGGCCGTCATGAATCATAAGAAAATCAGACGGTTGATGGCAAAATATAATCTCTTCGCAAAAATCAGAAGGGCCAAACCGTCTCGAAAGATAGCTAAGACAACCAAGGAGGAGCATCATACTTGTCCAACCTTCTTAATCGTGAATTCAAACCGAGGGAGCCAGAGGAAATTCTGCTAA